The Toxotes jaculatrix isolate fToxJac2 chromosome 14, fToxJac2.pri, whole genome shotgun sequence genome window below encodes:
- the kncn gene encoding kinocilin codes for MNPVSIGEYHGLRVGSALLSIVAGCIIIGVSRECDADAVGGIFLGAGGLGLLISIYPFIKAWLNINHILPSFGNFRVHPAAANPAPEQPTETLRREGTQSQLNLERSKSRMGTFVEGGPMAETNPDEGTSSDMPDVLSRRKLKQSPSDQDLP; via the exons ATGAACCCCGTCAGCATCGGGGAGTACCATGGGCTACGGGTGGGCTCGGCCCTGCTCAGCATCGTGGCGGGCTGCATTATCATTGGGGTATCCAGGGAGTGTGACGCTGATGCTGTAGGAGGTATCTTCCTGGGAGCAGGAGGCctcg GCCTGCTCATATCGATCTACCCCTTCATAAAAGCCTGGCTGAACATCAACCACATTCTGCCATCCTTTG GAAACTTCAGAGTTCACCCCGCGGCCGCCAATCCTGCTCCTGAACAACCCACAGAAACGCTCAGACGAGAAG GAACTCAGAGTCAGCTAAATCTGGAACGTTCTAAGAGTCGTATGGGAACCTTTGTGGAGGGCGGACCAATGGCTGAGACCAACCCAGATGAGGG AACGTCTTCAGACATGCCAGACGTCTTATCTAGACGGAAGCTAAAGCAGTCGCCTTCTGATCAAGACCTGCCTTGA
- the gigyf2 gene encoding GRB10-interacting GYF protein 2 isoform X1, whose protein sequence is MTETQTLNFGPEWLRALSGGGGSSGGGSSSTVASPPLSPALPKYKLADYRYGREEMLALYVKDNKIPIDLHDKEFLPILQEEPLPPLALVSFTEEEQRNFSMSVNSAAVLRLTGRGGGPIAGAPRGRSTSRGRGRGRGDGGFYQRSFDDVEGFGRGGREMHRSQSWEERGDRRFEKPGRKDPDAAPGHFQMNHIRGNYEDGVTGLPRKHDFTRSESENWRTSRDEQNGEDDEGGWRLAGSRRDSDRWCPPSPDGPRSAGWREHPDQRRRFPFDAREDERGYRRPRSGSGSLEDERDSLPEWCLEDADEEAGTFDSSGAFLSLKKASKEPILEEAELDFKPLEECEEGLEEEDSQPKETKETETEAKREADRKELLRVAEEAPPVAPPVAPPVSEPQAPVQSLPPSQPSRTEETERPAERQPPLELPPEPCKVPLHVPMSNSMLESLPMTHISTTLAEVSAPSPSIQLPQQKPMEVAVAMNNPLPFPSNIMAPIGRPATVPHDTDEDEGLKHFEQEAEKMVAYLQDGVLDDDRLAAKASEKPKPAGLPLTHEAALKWFYKDPQGEIQGPFSNQEMTEWFQAGYFTVSLLVKRGCDEVFQPLGEIMKIWGRVPFTPGPAPPPLQGDGDQERLKRQQELTALNLYQLQQLQYQYLLRQQYAQALAQQKAAALSSAPLQQQQQHQQQINLLLQQYQALKIRASESLLPPVTRSLSVPDSGSVWEMQNPSSQASCTPNLQQAAPSTWDGSSVWDLPIDSMAQAPTIEQMQQLEKSKAAKLELERREAEMRAKREEEERKRLEEALRARQEEERKRLEEEELARQKQEEALRRQREQEEAHRRQKEEEERLAQEEALRRLEERRREEEERKKREEFLRKQEEERRKQEELEALRRREEEKRAEEEAAAAAAAAAAAAALAQQQQEEQKRREQEAQRQQELQRQRQQQQEALRRLQQQQQQQQLAQMKLPSSSKWGQQSTNTLNQAQNALSLAEIQKLEEERERQAREEQRRQQQELLKLQQQQALQQAQQPQAKLSGWGNVAKQPVITKSLLEIQREEAQQMKRKEHHQQQQQQQQQQHPTVTQQTRNQNRTTSLSNSVWGSVNTSTCTNWGSDSSSIWGDTHNSNMGFWDEAVKEAVQQPPQTRKGSTQKNNKGNANLSNSLSGRANKKVEEEEKLLKLFQGVNKSQQDTFMQWCEQTLHTLNTANNLDVPTFASFLKEVDSPYEVHDYIRAYLGDTPEAKDFAKQFLERRAKQNANQQKQAPQNQQQALKQQQDSVWGGTGSSSLYQSNHTSGQQQRFETVTSGKKKKKQKMVRADPSLLGFSVNASSERLNMGEIETLEDF, encoded by the exons ATGACCGAAACCCAGACACTTAACTTTGGACCAGAATG gCTCCGTGCCCTGTCTGGAGGTGGTGGCAGCAGTGGCGGTGGAAGCAGCAGCACTGTTGCCTCTCCACCCCTCTCACCTGCATTGCCAAAGTATAAACTTGCAGACTATCGCTACGGGAGAGAAGAAATGTTAGCACTTTATGTAAAGGATAACAAG aTCCCTATAGACCTACATGATAAGGAGTTCCTGCCCATATTACAAGAGGAGCCCTTGCCACCTCTTGCACTTGTGTCTTTTACAGAGGAGGAACAG AGAAATTTTTCCATGTCTGTAAACAGTGCAGCTGTACTTCGGCTGACAGGCCGAGGAGGCGGTCCGATAGCAGGGGCACCAAGAGGCCGAAGTACCTCAAGGGGTAGAG GCCGggggagaggagatggagggttTTACCAAAGAAGTTTTGATGATGTGGAAGGTTTTGGtcgtggagggagagagatgcatCGCTCCCAAAGCTGGGAAGAAAG gGGGGACAGAAGGTTTGAAAAGCCAGGTCGAAAAGACCCAG ACGCTGCTCCAGGGCATTTTCAGATGAATCACA TCCGAGGAAACTACGAGGACGGCGTGACAGGCCTACCAAGGAAGCACGACTTCACACGTTCAGAGAGTGAGAACTGGCGTACTTCTCGCGATGAACAGaatggtgaggatgatgaggggGGCTGGCGACTGGCAGGTTCTCGACGGGACAGTGACCGGTGGTGCCCCCCAAGCCCAG ACGGGCCTCGGTCTGCAGGGTGGCGGGAACACCCAGACCAGCGTCGCCGCTTCCCGTTTGATGCGAGAGAAGATGAGCGTGGATACAGAAGGCCACGGTCAGGCAGCGGCAGCCTGGAAGATGAGAGGGACAGCCTGCCAGAGTGGTGTCTGGAGGACGCAGACGAGGAGGCAGGCACCTTCGACTCGTCAGgagcctttctctctctcaag aAAGCCTCCAAGGAGCCAATCCTGGAAGAAGCAGAGCTCGACTTCAAGCCCCTGGAAGAGTGTGAAGAgggcctggaggaggaggacagtcAGCCCAAGGAGaccaaagaaacagaaacagaggccAAGAGAGAGGCTGACCGGAAAG agTTGCTCAGAGTGGCAGAAGAGGCTCCACCTGTTGCTCCACCTGTTGCTCCCCCAGTCTCAGAGCCTCAGGCCCCTGTTCAGTCTTTGCCCCCAAGCCAGCCCAGCAGAACAGAAGAGACTGAGAGGCCAGCTGAACGGCAGCCACCCCTAGAGCTCCCGCCAGAGCCCTGCAAAGTCCCCCTGCACGTCCCCATGTCTAACAGCATGCTGGAGTCCCTACCCATGACCCACATTTCTACTACCCTTGCAG AAGTATCTGCTCCATCGCCCAGCATCCAGCTACCACAGCAAAAGCCCATGGAGGTTGCTGTGGCGATGAACAATCCTTTGCCTTTCCCTTCGAATATAATGGCACCTATTGGCAGGCCCGCCACTGTGCCACATGacacagatgaagatgagggaCTGAAACACTTTGAGCAG GAGGCAGAAAAGATGGTAGCGTACCTACAAGATGGTGTGTTAGATGATGACAGACTTGCAGCAAAGGCTTCAGAGAAACCCAAGCCTGCAGGCCTGCCACTCACCCACGAAGCTGCTCTCAAGTGGTTCTACAAAGACCCCCAGGGGGAGATACAGG GTCCATTCAGTAACCAGGAGATGACTGAGTGGTTTCAGGCTGGTTACTTCACAGTGTCTCTGTTAGTCAAAAGAGGGTGCGATGAAGTATTTCAACCACTGGGAGAGATCATGAAGATCTGGGGGAGGGTACCATTCACTCCAGGCCCTGCACCTCCACCtctacag GGTGATGGTGATCAGGAGAGGTTGAAGAGGCAGCAGGAGCTCACTGCTCTCAACCTTTACCAGTTACAGCAGCTCCAATATCAATACCTCCTCAG GCAGCAGTATGCTCAGGCCCTGGCCCAGCAGAAAGCTGCTGCACTTAGCTCAGCtcctcttcagcagcagcagcaacaccaaCAGCAGATCAACCTGCTACTACAGCAATACCAGGCTCTCAAGATAAG AGCGTCTGAGAGCCTCCTACCTCCTGTTACCCGGTCCCTGTCTGTACCAGACTCTGGTTCTGTGTGGGAAATGCAGAACCCATCCTCTCAGGCTTCCTGCACACCAAACCTCCAACAGGCTGCTCCAAGCA CGTGGGATGGCAGCAGCGTGTGGGATTTACCCATAGACTCCATGGCACAGGCTCCAACCATCGAGCAGATGCAACAGTTAGAGAAGTCTAAGGCTGCAAAG TTGGAGCTGGAGAGGCGTGAGGCAGAAATGAGAGCcaaaagggaggaagaggaaaggaaacgTTTGGAGGAGGCCCTGAGGGCTCGACAGGAGGAGGAACGCAAACGCTTGGAAGAAGAGGAGCTGGCACGGCAAAAACAG GAGGAGGCTTTGAGGCGGCAGCGCGAGCAAGAAGAGGCACATCGCaggcaaaaagaagaagaggagagactgGCACAGGAGGAAGCTCTCCGAAGATTAGAGGAGAGacggagggaagaggaggagagaaagaaacggGAAGAGTTCCTTCGCAAACAG GAAGAGGAACGCAGAAAGCAGGAGGAACTTGAAGCATTGAGGAGGCGTGAAGAGGAGAAGCgagcggaggaggaggctgcagctgctgcagcagcagcagcagctgcagctgctctcgcccagcagcaacaggaggagcagaaaaggagagagcaggaggccCAAAGACAGCAGGAGCTGcaaagacagaggcagcagcaacAAGAGGCCCTCAGGAGActtcaacaacagcagcagcagcagcagcttgcaCAAATGAAG CTTCCATCCTCTTCTAAGTGGGGCCAGCAGTCAACCAACACTTTAAACCAGGCTCAGAACGCCTTGTCTCTGGCTGAGATCCAGAAactggaagaggagagagaacgaCAGGCACGAGAGGAG CAGCGACGTCAGCAGCAAGAGCtcctgaagctgcagcagcagcaagccCTGCAACAGGCTCAGCAGCCTCAGGCCAAGCTGTCTGGTTGGGGTAATGTGGCCAAGCAGCCGGTTATTACTAAGTCTTTGCTGGAGATTCAGAGAGAGGAAGCCCAGCAGATGAAGCGAAAGGAGCACcaccagcaacagcagcagcagcaacaacaacagcacccCACCGTCACCCAACAAACCCGGAATCAAAACAGAACT ACATCTCTGAGTAACTCAGTGTGGGGGTCCGTGAACACCAGCACCTGCACTAACTGGGGCTCGGACTCCAGCAGTATCTGGGGTGACACCCACAACTCTAACATGGGCTTCTGGGATGAGGCTGTGAAGGAGGCTGTTCAGCAACCTCCTCAAACCAGGAAAGGCAGCACGCAGAAGAACAACAAAGGCAACGCCAACCTCAG TAACTCTTTGAGTGGGCGAGCCAATAAgaaggtagaggaggaggagaagctgctaAAGTTGTTCCAGGGGGTCAATaagagccagcaggacacctTCATGCAATGGTGTGAGCAAACCCTGCACACCCTCAACACAGCCAACAATCTGGATG TTCCTACGTTTGCTTCCTTCCTGAAAGAAGTGGACTCTCCATACGAGGTGCACGACTACATCAGGGCCTATCTGGGGGACACTCCCGAGGCCAAGGACTTTGCCAAGCAGTTCCTGGAACGTCGTGCCAAACAGAACGCTAACCAACAGAAACAGGCACCGCAAAACCAACAGCAAGccctcaaacagcagcag GATTCTGTATGGGGTGGAACAGGATCTTCGTCACTCTACCAGTCCAACCATACGAGTGGCCAGCAGCAGCGCTTCGAGACCGTCACCtcagggaagaagaaaaagaagcagaagatgGTCCGCGCAGACCCCAGCCTTCTAG GTTTTTCTGTGAATGCATCATCTGAGAGATTGAATATGGGAGAGATTGAGACTTTGGAGGACTTTTAA
- the snorc gene encoding protein SNORC, whose product MVRSGSSICRVLLLMLLGLLVAFVHTETVADPASTTRDNQDTMSGEAPNDITTKDPIQDMTEQSFTSDYEDTTPQAMDEEEGVLGPGAITAIVIAVFLGASVLLALIVITLRKFTAS is encoded by the exons ATGGTTCGCAGCGGCAGCAGTATCTGCAGAGTCCTCCTGCTCATGCTCCTTGGCCTTTTGGTAGCCTTTGTACATACAG AGACAGTTGCAGACCCTGCCTCAACAACCAGGGACAACCAGGACACCATGTCTGGAGAGGCACCCAATGACATCACCACCAAAGATCCTATCCAGGACATGACAGAGCAGTCCTTCACCAGTGACTACGAGGACACCACACCCCAGGCCATGGACGAGGAGGAAG GGGTTCTGGGGCCAGGGGCCATCACAGCCATCGTTATAGCAGTCTTCCTGGGAGCGTCTGTCCTCCTCGCCCTCATCGTCATCACACTTAGAAAGTTCACCGCATCCTAG
- the gigyf2 gene encoding GRB10-interacting GYF protein 2 isoform X2 — translation MTETQTLNFGPEWLRALSGGGGSSGGGSSSTVASPPLSPALPKYKLADYRYGREEMLALYVKDNKIPIDLHDKEFLPILQEEPLPPLALVSFTEEEQRNFSMSVNSAAVLRLTGRGGGPIAGAPRGRSTSRGRGRGRGDGGFYQRSFDDVEGFGRGGREMHRSQSWEERGDRRFEKPGRKDPDAAPGHFQMNHIRGNYEDGVTGLPRKHDFTRSESENWRTSRDEQNDGPRSAGWREHPDQRRRFPFDAREDERGYRRPRSGSGSLEDERDSLPEWCLEDADEEAGTFDSSGAFLSLKKASKEPILEEAELDFKPLEECEEGLEEEDSQPKETKETETEAKREADRKELLRVAEEAPPVAPPVAPPVSEPQAPVQSLPPSQPSRTEETERPAERQPPLELPPEPCKVPLHVPMSNSMLESLPMTHISTTLAEVSAPSPSIQLPQQKPMEVAVAMNNPLPFPSNIMAPIGRPATVPHDTDEDEGLKHFEQEAEKMVAYLQDGVLDDDRLAAKASEKPKPAGLPLTHEAALKWFYKDPQGEIQGPFSNQEMTEWFQAGYFTVSLLVKRGCDEVFQPLGEIMKIWGRVPFTPGPAPPPLQGDGDQERLKRQQELTALNLYQLQQLQYQYLLRQQYAQALAQQKAAALSSAPLQQQQQHQQQINLLLQQYQALKIRASESLLPPVTRSLSVPDSGSVWEMQNPSSQASCTPNLQQAAPSTWDGSSVWDLPIDSMAQAPTIEQMQQLEKSKAAKLELERREAEMRAKREEEERKRLEEALRARQEEERKRLEEEELARQKQEEALRRQREQEEAHRRQKEEEERLAQEEALRRLEERRREEEERKKREEFLRKQEEERRKQEELEALRRREEEKRAEEEAAAAAAAAAAAAALAQQQQEEQKRREQEAQRQQELQRQRQQQQEALRRLQQQQQQQQLAQMKLPSSSKWGQQSTNTLNQAQNALSLAEIQKLEEERERQAREEQRRQQQELLKLQQQQALQQAQQPQAKLSGWGNVAKQPVITKSLLEIQREEAQQMKRKEHHQQQQQQQQQQHPTVTQQTRNQNRTTSLSNSVWGSVNTSTCTNWGSDSSSIWGDTHNSNMGFWDEAVKEAVQQPPQTRKGSTQKNNKGNANLSNSLSGRANKKVEEEEKLLKLFQGVNKSQQDTFMQWCEQTLHTLNTANNLDVPTFASFLKEVDSPYEVHDYIRAYLGDTPEAKDFAKQFLERRAKQNANQQKQAPQNQQQALKQQQDSVWGGTGSSSLYQSNHTSGQQQRFETVTSGKKKKKQKMVRADPSLLGFSVNASSERLNMGEIETLEDF, via the exons ATGACCGAAACCCAGACACTTAACTTTGGACCAGAATG gCTCCGTGCCCTGTCTGGAGGTGGTGGCAGCAGTGGCGGTGGAAGCAGCAGCACTGTTGCCTCTCCACCCCTCTCACCTGCATTGCCAAAGTATAAACTTGCAGACTATCGCTACGGGAGAGAAGAAATGTTAGCACTTTATGTAAAGGATAACAAG aTCCCTATAGACCTACATGATAAGGAGTTCCTGCCCATATTACAAGAGGAGCCCTTGCCACCTCTTGCACTTGTGTCTTTTACAGAGGAGGAACAG AGAAATTTTTCCATGTCTGTAAACAGTGCAGCTGTACTTCGGCTGACAGGCCGAGGAGGCGGTCCGATAGCAGGGGCACCAAGAGGCCGAAGTACCTCAAGGGGTAGAG GCCGggggagaggagatggagggttTTACCAAAGAAGTTTTGATGATGTGGAAGGTTTTGGtcgtggagggagagagatgcatCGCTCCCAAAGCTGGGAAGAAAG gGGGGACAGAAGGTTTGAAAAGCCAGGTCGAAAAGACCCAG ACGCTGCTCCAGGGCATTTTCAGATGAATCACA TCCGAGGAAACTACGAGGACGGCGTGACAGGCCTACCAAGGAAGCACGACTTCACACGTTCAGAGAGTGAGAACTGGCGTACTTCTCGCGATGAACAGaatg ACGGGCCTCGGTCTGCAGGGTGGCGGGAACACCCAGACCAGCGTCGCCGCTTCCCGTTTGATGCGAGAGAAGATGAGCGTGGATACAGAAGGCCACGGTCAGGCAGCGGCAGCCTGGAAGATGAGAGGGACAGCCTGCCAGAGTGGTGTCTGGAGGACGCAGACGAGGAGGCAGGCACCTTCGACTCGTCAGgagcctttctctctctcaag aAAGCCTCCAAGGAGCCAATCCTGGAAGAAGCAGAGCTCGACTTCAAGCCCCTGGAAGAGTGTGAAGAgggcctggaggaggaggacagtcAGCCCAAGGAGaccaaagaaacagaaacagaggccAAGAGAGAGGCTGACCGGAAAG agTTGCTCAGAGTGGCAGAAGAGGCTCCACCTGTTGCTCCACCTGTTGCTCCCCCAGTCTCAGAGCCTCAGGCCCCTGTTCAGTCTTTGCCCCCAAGCCAGCCCAGCAGAACAGAAGAGACTGAGAGGCCAGCTGAACGGCAGCCACCCCTAGAGCTCCCGCCAGAGCCCTGCAAAGTCCCCCTGCACGTCCCCATGTCTAACAGCATGCTGGAGTCCCTACCCATGACCCACATTTCTACTACCCTTGCAG AAGTATCTGCTCCATCGCCCAGCATCCAGCTACCACAGCAAAAGCCCATGGAGGTTGCTGTGGCGATGAACAATCCTTTGCCTTTCCCTTCGAATATAATGGCACCTATTGGCAGGCCCGCCACTGTGCCACATGacacagatgaagatgagggaCTGAAACACTTTGAGCAG GAGGCAGAAAAGATGGTAGCGTACCTACAAGATGGTGTGTTAGATGATGACAGACTTGCAGCAAAGGCTTCAGAGAAACCCAAGCCTGCAGGCCTGCCACTCACCCACGAAGCTGCTCTCAAGTGGTTCTACAAAGACCCCCAGGGGGAGATACAGG GTCCATTCAGTAACCAGGAGATGACTGAGTGGTTTCAGGCTGGTTACTTCACAGTGTCTCTGTTAGTCAAAAGAGGGTGCGATGAAGTATTTCAACCACTGGGAGAGATCATGAAGATCTGGGGGAGGGTACCATTCACTCCAGGCCCTGCACCTCCACCtctacag GGTGATGGTGATCAGGAGAGGTTGAAGAGGCAGCAGGAGCTCACTGCTCTCAACCTTTACCAGTTACAGCAGCTCCAATATCAATACCTCCTCAG GCAGCAGTATGCTCAGGCCCTGGCCCAGCAGAAAGCTGCTGCACTTAGCTCAGCtcctcttcagcagcagcagcaacaccaaCAGCAGATCAACCTGCTACTACAGCAATACCAGGCTCTCAAGATAAG AGCGTCTGAGAGCCTCCTACCTCCTGTTACCCGGTCCCTGTCTGTACCAGACTCTGGTTCTGTGTGGGAAATGCAGAACCCATCCTCTCAGGCTTCCTGCACACCAAACCTCCAACAGGCTGCTCCAAGCA CGTGGGATGGCAGCAGCGTGTGGGATTTACCCATAGACTCCATGGCACAGGCTCCAACCATCGAGCAGATGCAACAGTTAGAGAAGTCTAAGGCTGCAAAG TTGGAGCTGGAGAGGCGTGAGGCAGAAATGAGAGCcaaaagggaggaagaggaaaggaaacgTTTGGAGGAGGCCCTGAGGGCTCGACAGGAGGAGGAACGCAAACGCTTGGAAGAAGAGGAGCTGGCACGGCAAAAACAG GAGGAGGCTTTGAGGCGGCAGCGCGAGCAAGAAGAGGCACATCGCaggcaaaaagaagaagaggagagactgGCACAGGAGGAAGCTCTCCGAAGATTAGAGGAGAGacggagggaagaggaggagagaaagaaacggGAAGAGTTCCTTCGCAAACAG GAAGAGGAACGCAGAAAGCAGGAGGAACTTGAAGCATTGAGGAGGCGTGAAGAGGAGAAGCgagcggaggaggaggctgcagctgctgcagcagcagcagcagctgcagctgctctcgcccagcagcaacaggaggagcagaaaaggagagagcaggaggccCAAAGACAGCAGGAGCTGcaaagacagaggcagcagcaacAAGAGGCCCTCAGGAGActtcaacaacagcagcagcagcagcagcttgcaCAAATGAAG CTTCCATCCTCTTCTAAGTGGGGCCAGCAGTCAACCAACACTTTAAACCAGGCTCAGAACGCCTTGTCTCTGGCTGAGATCCAGAAactggaagaggagagagaacgaCAGGCACGAGAGGAG CAGCGACGTCAGCAGCAAGAGCtcctgaagctgcagcagcagcaagccCTGCAACAGGCTCAGCAGCCTCAGGCCAAGCTGTCTGGTTGGGGTAATGTGGCCAAGCAGCCGGTTATTACTAAGTCTTTGCTGGAGATTCAGAGAGAGGAAGCCCAGCAGATGAAGCGAAAGGAGCACcaccagcaacagcagcagcagcaacaacaacagcacccCACCGTCACCCAACAAACCCGGAATCAAAACAGAACT ACATCTCTGAGTAACTCAGTGTGGGGGTCCGTGAACACCAGCACCTGCACTAACTGGGGCTCGGACTCCAGCAGTATCTGGGGTGACACCCACAACTCTAACATGGGCTTCTGGGATGAGGCTGTGAAGGAGGCTGTTCAGCAACCTCCTCAAACCAGGAAAGGCAGCACGCAGAAGAACAACAAAGGCAACGCCAACCTCAG TAACTCTTTGAGTGGGCGAGCCAATAAgaaggtagaggaggaggagaagctgctaAAGTTGTTCCAGGGGGTCAATaagagccagcaggacacctTCATGCAATGGTGTGAGCAAACCCTGCACACCCTCAACACAGCCAACAATCTGGATG TTCCTACGTTTGCTTCCTTCCTGAAAGAAGTGGACTCTCCATACGAGGTGCACGACTACATCAGGGCCTATCTGGGGGACACTCCCGAGGCCAAGGACTTTGCCAAGCAGTTCCTGGAACGTCGTGCCAAACAGAACGCTAACCAACAGAAACAGGCACCGCAAAACCAACAGCAAGccctcaaacagcagcag GATTCTGTATGGGGTGGAACAGGATCTTCGTCACTCTACCAGTCCAACCATACGAGTGGCCAGCAGCAGCGCTTCGAGACCGTCACCtcagggaagaagaaaaagaagcagaagatgGTCCGCGCAGACCCCAGCCTTCTAG GTTTTTCTGTGAATGCATCATCTGAGAGATTGAATATGGGAGAGATTGAGACTTTGGAGGACTTTTAA
- the LOC121193622 gene encoding transmembrane protein 275, which produces MVITDRNTGTPVPKKEQQKKKRRKSRPHGLPSPALCCACGLCIMLAGLNITLVGAFAFRTLVPSANPPIIIGPILLLVAFSFFGACCVCSRLPPPHSSRRSKVGGRGTGLMGHGGLTGGAAFEIETSEHTLQDTTAVQLSPTSSPGSSRASSPEKEAPDAALPGSCKLLTMETNGPSSVSATATYSASTAAGGEVRLYLPREEVVT; this is translated from the coding sequence ATGGTCATCACTGACAGAAACACCGGCACCCCTGTACCTAaaaaggagcagcagaagaagaagaggaggaagtctCGCCCTCATGGCCTGCCCTCTCCGGCACTCTGCTGTGCCTGTGGACTATGCATCATGCTGGCAGGACTCAACATCACTCTGGTGGGGGCATTCGCCTTCAGGACACTGGTGCCTTCTGCCAACCCCCCTATCATCATCGGACCTATCCTACTGCTGGTGGCCTTTTCATTTTTCGGGGCCTGTTGTGTGTGCAGTCGCCTTCCCCCTCCCCACAGTTCACGGAGGTCTAAGGTGGGCGGGCGGGGCACAGGATTGATGGGACATGGTGGGCTAACTGGTGGGGCAGCATTTGAAATTGAGACCAGTGAGCACACGCTGCAGGATACTACAGCTGTGCAGCTCAGCCCCACATCTTCCCCTGGATCATCCCGGGCATCCAGCCCTGAAAAGGAAGCTCCTGACGCGGCCCTACCGGGCTCCTGCAAGCTCCTCACCATGGAGACCAACGGCCCTTCTTCAGTTTCCGCTACTGCAACCTACTcagcctccacagcagcaggaggggaGGTGAGGCTCTACCTGCCACGTGAAGAAGTGGTCACCTAG